The Streptomyces sp. NBC_00454 DNA segment CAGGTGGTCGCCGAGCTCGGTGGCGCGCTGCTGGTACTCGCCGGTGCGCAGCATCGCGATGACCTCCAGGGCCACGGCGCAGGCCAGGGGGTTCCCGCCGAAGGTGGAGCCGTGCTCGCCCGGCTTGAACACGCCGAGGACGTCGCGGTCGGCGACCACCGCCGACACGGGGACGACCCCGCCGCCCAGGGCCTTGCCGAGGATGTACACGTCCGGGACCACGCCCTCGTGCTCGCACGCGAAGGTCTTGCCGGTCCGGCCCAGCCCCGACTGGATCTCGTCCGCCATGAAGAGGACGTTCCGCTCGCGCGTCAGTTCCCGTACGCCCTGGAGGTATCCGGCGGGCGGTACGAGGACGCCCGCCTCGCCCTGGATGGGCTCCAGGAGCACGGCGACCGTGTTGGAGGTGACGGCGTGGGAGAGCGCGGTGAGGTCCCCGTACGGGACGATCTCGAACCCGGGGGTGTAGGGCCCGAAGTGGTCGCGGGCGTCGTGGTCCGTCGAGAAGGACACGATCGTGGTGGTGCGGCCGTGGAAGTTGTCGGACGCGACCACGATCTTGGCGTGGCCGTCCGGGACGCCCTTGACCTCGTACCCCCACTTGCGGGCGGTCTTGACGGCCGTCTCCACGGCCTCCGCGCCCGTGTTCATGGGCAGCACCATCTCCTTGCCGCACAGTGCGGCCAGCTCGGTGCAGAAGTCCGCGAAGCGGTCGTGGTGGAAGGCGCGGGAGGTGAGGGTGACCCGCTCCAGCTGGGCGCGGGCGGCATCGAGCAGGCGGCGGTTGCCGTGGCCGAAGTTGAGCGCGGAGTAGCCCGCGAGCATGTCGAGGTAGCGGCGGCCCTCCACGTCGGTCATCCACGCGCCTTCGGCGGTCGCGACGACGACGGGCAGGGGATGGTAGTTGTGCGCACTGTGCGCGTCGGCGGAACGGATGGCATCAGCAGTTGTCGACACGGGGTCTCCGATCGTCCGTCAGGCCTGTGACGAGGGTGGCGTCACCGGGTAACCGGAGGAAGTCCTGGCCTTCAGGCCGGGGATGAATCCGGCTCCCCGCGTAGCGGGACAAGGGAGCAGATCTTCCCACGAACGGATCGGCGTCCGCCATGGCAGCGCCGGGGAAGACCCTGAACCGTTGGAGATTCCCTACGTTGAGGGATCGTCGGGTGGTCGGTCACTGGTTCGGGTGGGGCGTCGGAGTTCTGGGGAACGAACCGGGCTACGGCTCTAGGTTGGGGGAATGACGGCATCGGCGGAAGGGGGGCAGGTGGGGTGCGCCAGGTACACCTACCGACTGCGCGTGTCTTCTGCCGCCCACGCGGCCCTGCTGTCCGAGTGGGACCGGTGCCGATGGGTGTGGAACCAGTGTGTGGCTCAGTCCCGTGCCGCGCACAAGGCCAAGGGGAAGTGCGGGCCTGCCGGGCTCGACAAGATGCTCACAGGGTGGCGCGCGGGGCGTGATTGGTTGCGGGCGGGAGCGTCGGTGCCTCAGCAGCAGATCATCCGGGACTTCGCCGCCTCCCGGGCCAAAGCAGTGAAGGACATCAAGGCCCGACTGCCGGTGCGGCAGAGGGCGGGGATGCCCCGGCTCAAGAAGAAGGAGCTGGCAGACCCCACACTCAACTACACCCGTCGCGGGTTCCGGCTGAAGGACGGACTCCTTCACCTTGCGGGCGGCATGTCACTGACAGTGGTGTGGTCGCGGGAGCTTCCCACCGATCCGTCCAGTGTCCGCGTCTACCGCGACGGCCTCGGCCACTGGTACGCCTCCTTCGTCGTCCAAGCCGAGGCGCAGCCGCTGCCGGTGACGGGCACGGCGATCGGTGTCGACTGGGGCGTGAAGGAGACCGCGACCACCTCCAGCGACGATCATGATCTTCCGTATCCCGGGTACGGCAGGAAGGCGGCCGGGAAGCTGGGGGGCTATCAGCGGATGATGGCCCGCCGTCAACCGAATCGCGGCCGGGCCGCATCGAAGGGCTACCGCAGAGCGAAGCGGCAGGCGGCGAAGGTCCACAAGAAGATCGCCCGGCAGCGTCAGGACACCGCCCGCAAGTGGGCCAAGCGCGTGGTGACGGATTTCGGCCGGATCGCGGTGGAGGACTTCCGGCCGAAGTTC contains these protein-coding regions:
- a CDS encoding RNA-guided endonuclease InsQ/TnpB family protein; amino-acid sequence: MTASAEGGQVGCARYTYRLRVSSAAHAALLSEWDRCRWVWNQCVAQSRAAHKAKGKCGPAGLDKMLTGWRAGRDWLRAGASVPQQQIIRDFAASRAKAVKDIKARLPVRQRAGMPRLKKKELADPTLNYTRRGFRLKDGLLHLAGGMSLTVVWSRELPTDPSSVRVYRDGLGHWYASFVVQAEAQPLPVTGTAIGVDWGVKETATTSSDDHDLPYPGYGRKAAGKLGGYQRMMARRQPNRGRAASKGYRRAKRQAAKVHKKIARQRQDTARKWAKRVVTDFGRIAVEDFRPKFLAKSTMARKAADAAISTTKHELINMARKHGRELRLVHPAHTTMDCGQCGARTKHALPLSERTYTCTACGAVSPRDKNSARVMLVRAGFIPAAVDRGRPDGPLVRRAA
- the rocD gene encoding ornithine--oxo-acid transaminase, whose product is MSTTADAIRSADAHSAHNYHPLPVVVATAEGAWMTDVEGRRYLDMLAGYSALNFGHGNRRLLDAARAQLERVTLTSRAFHHDRFADFCTELAALCGKEMVLPMNTGAEAVETAVKTARKWGYEVKGVPDGHAKIVVASDNFHGRTTTIVSFSTDHDARDHFGPYTPGFEIVPYGDLTALSHAVTSNTVAVLLEPIQGEAGVLVPPAGYLQGVRELTRERNVLFMADEIQSGLGRTGKTFACEHEGVVPDVYILGKALGGGVVPVSAVVADRDVLGVFKPGEHGSTFGGNPLACAVALEVIAMLRTGEYQQRATELGDHLHRELNLLVGGGAVTAVRGRGLWAGIDIDPARGTGREISEKLMDLGVLVKDTHGSTIRIAPPLVISKEDLDWGLDQLRSVLATE